AGGACTTCCATAATTCGCACCTACTTCCCCTATTGGCATAACCTTTAGAAGAGGAAATAAAATCAATGGTAAAAGTGAAGTAACAGCAATATGCACAGCTTCAGTAATCCACCAGATAATCATCCATAATGCAACGGCAAGAACGGCATCTCCTGTTGAAGAAACTATTGTAAAAGGAAGATTACTAAAAATTAAAAAAGCAATTGGAGCTAGGATTAAACCTATTTTCTTTGAAAGTACCATTTCTTAAATTTCATTATGAAAAAACCAAATCTATTAAAAATAATATGATCTTCAATTTAAATTATAGCATAAAAAAAGCCACTCTTTCGAGTGGCTCATACTAATAACAAATGTTTAAATAACTATGGTAATAACACCGCATCTACTGCATGGATTACACCATTAGTACCTTGTACATCATTTGTAGCAGCTCCAACTAAAATGTTAACTGTTTGCATACTTGATGTATTTATTTGTGCTCCTGAAGTTAAATCGATTGTAATTGTTCCTCCAAGGGTTGAAACGTCTCCATTTGATAATTGGTCTGCCTGAACATTTGCACCACTAACCACATGGTACTTTAATACTGCATCTAGTGTAGCAATTGGAATATCTGCTAAACTGTTCCAAGAAGCATTAGAATCTAATAATGCTTGGAATGCAGCGTTCGTTGGCGCGAAGATTGTAAATGGTCCATCTCCGCTTAATATTGAAACAAAATCTGTTGTATGTCTTGAATCTGTTAAAGCAGCAACTAAAGAAGTAAATCCTGCGTTGTTTAAAGCTAATGTTACAACATTTGGTGGTAACATTACTTTGTCTATAACGTGAACAGTACCATTTGAAGCTGCAATATTAATTAATCCTGTTACTGGCTTAGAATCTCCATTAAACTCAATACCTCCAGTTACTTCTACTTGTAAAGATAAAGGCTCACTATTTGGTCCAGTAGCTAATGTGTTAACATAAGTATCAGTTAATAAATCTGAAGTTACGTTTCCATTAATTACGTGGAATAATAATACATTAGTTAATACATCAACTGGGATATCATCTAATGAATTCCATGATGAATTTGAATCTAATAATGCTTGAAATGCTGCATTTGTTGGTGCGAACACTGTGAAAGGTCCATCTGCTTGTAAAGCTGAAACTAAATTAGCTCTTTGTAAAGCCGCAACTAAAGTACTTAAATCAGCCGTTGCAATAGCTAAATCTGTGATATCCTTCGGTAATTCAGTTGGTAATAAAACTTCATCAATAACATGAATTACTCCATTCTTTGCTAAAATGTCTGGTGTAGTTACTGAAACAGATTGTCCTGATTCTGACTCAATCTTTACTCCGCTAGACAAATCAACAGTAATACTTGCCCCATTTAGAGTAGCAGCAACTTGATTGTCGCTTAAATTTTGAGATGGTGCATAAACTGGTAATACATGATACAATAGAACTGCCTTTAAAGTTTCTACAGGAATATCATCTAATGTTGTCCAAGCTGCTTTCTTATCTAATAAAGCCTGGAAAGCTGTATTTGTTGGAGCAAAAACTGTCATCGCGCCATCAGCCTGTAATGCTGAAACTAAATCAGCTCTTTGTAAAGCCTGAACTAATATTGATAAATTACTATCGGCGGAAGCCAAATCTACAATTGTGTCTTCAATGACTGGTGTGTCGTTGTCATCATCACAAGAAGTTAAGAACCCAAATCCTAAGATTAAACTTAGAATAAATACTTTTTTAATTGATTTTAATAACATTACTTGATTGCTTTAGGGTTAGTGAATAAAATGTTTAAGTTTTTAATGTTTTTAATAAACAAAATAAATTTTGGCCAAAAAATTGTCACTTGATTTTTAAGTGACTACCCAAATATAAAACATTTTGTTTAACATTAACAAACCAACGTTAAACATTTAAGATAAATTCACAAAAAAACACCCAAAACGGGTGTTTTTTAACATTATCTTAAGAAAAATACTATCTAAAGTTAATTTTTCTGATTCTTAAGCTTTCAGGAGTGACTTCTAAATATTCATCATCTTTAATGTACTCCATGCATTCTTCTAATGACATATCAATCTTAGGAGCGATTTTAACACCATCATCCGAACCAGAAGCACGTACGTTCGTTAATTTCTTTCCTTTAATAAGGTTTACACCTAAGTCATCCTGTTTAGAATTTTCTCCAACTACCTGTCCCTTATATATTTCTTGGTTAGGATCAATAAAGAATTTACCTCTATCTTGTAAACGATCAATTGCATAGGCAGTTGCTTTACCAGTTTCAGAAGAAACTATGGCACCATTTACTAAATCAGAAAACTCTCCTTTATATGCATCATAACCTCTTAATCTATGGTTAATAATTGCTTCACCTTGAGTTGCAGTCAATAATTTATTACGTAATCCAATCAAACCTCTAGATGGAATATCAAACTCTAAATGTTGTAAATCACCTTTTGGTTCCATTACTAATAAATCCCCTTTACGCATAGTTACTAAATTGATAGCTTTAGATGCTAACTCTTCAGGCACATCGATTACTAAAGTTTCATACGGCTCACACTTTGTACCATCAATATCTTTTAAAATAACCTGAGGACGACCAACTTGTAATTCGTAACCTTCTCTTCTCATCGTTTCAATAAGAACTGATAAGTGAAGAATTCCACGACCAAATACATTAAACTTGTCTTCTGTATCTGTATCCTCAATTCTTAATGCTAAATTCTTTTCGGTTTCCTTGTATAAACGATCACGTAAGTGACGAGAAGTAACATATTTACCTTCTTTACCGTAGAATGGAGAGTTGTTAATTGTAAATAACATACTCATTGTAGGCTTATCTACTTCAATTCTTCCTAAAGCTTCAGGGTTCTCTAAATCTGCAATTGTATCACCTATTTCGAAATCATCAATACCTGTTACTGCACAAATATCACCACTTCTTACTTTGTTAGTTTCAGCTTTACCCATTCCTTCAAAAACGTGCAATTCTTTAATTCTAACTTTTTTAGTAGTACCATCTGCTTTACAAAGCATATAATCTTTGTTCTTTTCTAAATCTCCACGATATACTCTACCAATAGCAATTCTTCCTTTAAAAGAAGAATAATCTAAAGAAGTAATTTGCATTTGAGGAGTTCCTTCTCTATAAGGAGCTTCAGGAATTGTTTCTAAAACAGCATCTAATAACGGTACGATACTATCAGTTGGTTCTTGCCAATCTTCGCTCATCCATCCATTCTTAGCAGAACCATAAATTGTTTTATACTCTAACTGTTCTTCCGTAGCATCCAATGCAAACATTAAATCAAATACCTTTTCA
This genomic window from Tenacibaculum sp. 190524A05c contains:
- a CDS encoding fasciclin domain-containing protein; amino-acid sequence: MLLKSIKKVFILSLILGFGFLTSCDDDNDTPVIEDTIVDLASADSNLSILVQALQRADLVSALQADGAMTVFAPTNTAFQALLDKKAAWTTLDDIPVETLKAVLLYHVLPVYAPSQNLSDNQVAATLNGASITVDLSSGVKIESESGQSVSVTTPDILAKNGVIHVIDEVLLPTELPKDITDLAIATADLSTLVAALQRANLVSALQADGPFTVFAPTNAAFQALLDSNSSWNSLDDIPVDVLTNVLLFHVINGNVTSDLLTDTYVNTLATGPNSEPLSLQVEVTGGIEFNGDSKPVTGLINIAASNGTVHVIDKVMLPPNVVTLALNNAGFTSLVAALTDSRHTTDFVSILSGDGPFTIFAPTNAAFQALLDSNASWNSLADIPIATLDAVLKYHVVSGANVQADQLSNGDVSTLGGTITIDLTSGAQINTSSMQTVNILVGAATNDVQGTNGVIHAVDAVLLP
- the typA gene encoding translational GTPase TypA; translated protein: MQPIRNIAIIAHVDHGKTTLVDKIIDQAKILDERKERTDLLLDNNDLERERGITILSKNVSVNYKGVKINVIDTPGHADFGGEVERVLKMADGVLLLVDAFEGPMPQTRFVLGKALELGLTPIVVVNKVDKENCTPDLVHEKVFDLMFALDATEEQLEYKTIYGSAKNGWMSEDWQEPTDSIVPLLDAVLETIPEAPYREGTPQMQITSLDYSSFKGRIAIGRVYRGDLEKNKDYMLCKADGTTKKVRIKELHVFEGMGKAETNKVRSGDICAVTGIDDFEIGDTIADLENPEALGRIEVDKPTMSMLFTINNSPFYGKEGKYVTSRHLRDRLYKETEKNLALRIEDTDTEDKFNVFGRGILHLSVLIETMRREGYELQVGRPQVILKDIDGTKCEPYETLVIDVPEELASKAINLVTMRKGDLLVMEPKGDLQHLEFDIPSRGLIGLRNKLLTATQGEAIINHRLRGYDAYKGEFSDLVNGAIVSSETGKATAYAIDRLQDRGKFFIDPNQEIYKGQVVGENSKQDDLGVNLIKGKKLTNVRASGSDDGVKIAPKIDMSLEECMEYIKDDEYLEVTPESLRIRKINFR